A window from Taeniopygia guttata chromosome 10, bTaeGut7.mat, whole genome shotgun sequence encodes these proteins:
- the HYKK gene encoding hydroxylysine kinase isoform X2: MSSGNDCQSQTLTKPTFGEREAAELVDRVFGLKVSWIRSLPSYDDQNFHVRVSAEGADEYVLKITNSEDSQEPDLIEAQTQAMMFLSAEGFPSATPYLTKDGNIMSLESGGTRLGSKKYMVRLLTYLPGTPVAKITTNAQILYEIGRLAASLDKVLLEKFQHPSVKSLHRGQFIWNLANVPLLDQFIYALGQNKYCAVVEQVIEQFKSKVIPKLSSFRACINHGDLNDHNILVDSSSASLENPQYRVSGILDFSDMSYGL, encoded by the exons ATGTCTTCTGGAAATGACTGTCAGTCCCAGACCTTGACCAAGCCCACATTTGGTGAGAGAGAGGCAGCTGAATTGGTTGACAGGGTGTTTGGATTGAAGGTGTCTTGGATCAGGTCACTCCCCAGCTACGATGATCAGAACTTCCATGTGCGTGTCTCAGCTGAAGGTGCCGATGAGTATGTCCTCAAAATCACCAATTCAGAAGACAGCCAGGAGCCTGACCTCATTGAAGCGCAGACCCAGGCCATGATGTTTCTCAGTGCTGAAGGCTTCCCTTCAGCTACGCCTTATTTGACAAAAGATGGTAACATAATGTCTCTGGAGTCAGGAG GTACTAGACTTGGGAGCAAGAAGTACATGGTCAGACTGCTGACTTACCTGCCAGGTACACCAGTAGCAAAAATCACCACCAATGCTCAGATTCTGTATGAGATTGGGAGGCTTGCTGCCAGCCTGGATAAAGTGCTCTTAGAG aaattcCAGCATCCGTCAGTAAAAAGTCTGCATCGAGGTCAGTTCATCTGGAATCTGGCAAATGTTCCTCTTCTAGATCAGTTCATTTATGCCTTGGGCCAGAACAAATACTGTGCAGTGGTGGAGCAAGTTATTGAGCAGTTTAAAAGCAAAGTAATACCCAAGCTAAGCAGTTTCCGAGCCT GTATCAATCATGGAGACCTTAATGACCACAACATTCTAGTAGACTCCAGTTCTGCTTCCCTGGAGAATCCCCAGTACAGAGTGTCTGGCATCCTGGACTTCAGCGACATGAGTTACGG GCTTTGA
- the HYKK gene encoding hydroxylysine kinase isoform X1, translating to MSSGNDCQSQTLTKPTFGEREAAELVDRVFGLKVSWIRSLPSYDDQNFHVRVSAEGADEYVLKITNSEDSQEPDLIEAQTQAMMFLSAEGFPSATPYLTKDGNIMSLESGGTRLGSKKYMVRLLTYLPGTPVAKITTNAQILYEIGRLAASLDKVLLEKFQHPSVKSLHRGQFIWNLANVPLLDQFIYALGQNKYCAVVEQVIEQFKSKVIPKLSSFRACINHGDLNDHNILVDSSSASLENPQYRVSGILDFSDMSYGYYVFELAIAIMYMMIESPDPLSVGGHLLAGFESILPLTAEERGALFLLVSGRFAQSLVIAAHTALLYPENKEYLTITAKTGWKHLMTMFEVGQEAVEKTWFETAQAYTHHAPAP from the exons ATGTCTTCTGGAAATGACTGTCAGTCCCAGACCTTGACCAAGCCCACATTTGGTGAGAGAGAGGCAGCTGAATTGGTTGACAGGGTGTTTGGATTGAAGGTGTCTTGGATCAGGTCACTCCCCAGCTACGATGATCAGAACTTCCATGTGCGTGTCTCAGCTGAAGGTGCCGATGAGTATGTCCTCAAAATCACCAATTCAGAAGACAGCCAGGAGCCTGACCTCATTGAAGCGCAGACCCAGGCCATGATGTTTCTCAGTGCTGAAGGCTTCCCTTCAGCTACGCCTTATTTGACAAAAGATGGTAACATAATGTCTCTGGAGTCAGGAG GTACTAGACTTGGGAGCAAGAAGTACATGGTCAGACTGCTGACTTACCTGCCAGGTACACCAGTAGCAAAAATCACCACCAATGCTCAGATTCTGTATGAGATTGGGAGGCTTGCTGCCAGCCTGGATAAAGTGCTCTTAGAG aaattcCAGCATCCGTCAGTAAAAAGTCTGCATCGAGGTCAGTTCATCTGGAATCTGGCAAATGTTCCTCTTCTAGATCAGTTCATTTATGCCTTGGGCCAGAACAAATACTGTGCAGTGGTGGAGCAAGTTATTGAGCAGTTTAAAAGCAAAGTAATACCCAAGCTAAGCAGTTTCCGAGCCT GTATCAATCATGGAGACCTTAATGACCACAACATTCTAGTAGACTCCAGTTCTGCTTCCCTGGAGAATCCCCAGTACAGAGTGTCTGGCATCCTGGACTTCAGCGACATGAGTTACGGGTATTATGTGTTTGAGCTTGCGATAGCCATTATGTACATGATGATTGAGAGCCCAGACCCTCTGAGTGTTGGGGGCCATCTTCTCGCAGGCTTTGAGAGCATCCTGCCGCTCACCGCTGAGGAGAGAGGTGCCCTCTTTCTCCTGGTGAGTGGGAGGTTTGCACAGTCTCTAGTCATCGCTGCCCACACGGCTCTTCTGTACCCAGAGAACAAGGAGTACCTCACAATCACGGCGAAAACTGGCTGGAAACACTTAATGACAATGTTCGAGGTGGGCCAGGAAGCCGTGGAGAAGACGTGGTTTGAGACTGCCCAAGCGTACACACACCACGCACCTGCCCCGTAG
- the IREB2 gene encoding iron-responsive element-binding protein 2 gives MDPPRAGSPYQPAIEALQSHPEKKFYNVSKLGGAKYDTLPYSIRVLFESSVRNCDGFLVKETDAMNILDWKIKQNHVEVPFCPARVVLQDFTGIPAMVDFAAMREAVRNAGGDPVKVNPACPTDLTVDHSLQIDFSKCAIQNAPNPGGGEQKPLARLSPLKPPLRKPPPCRGHSSCQGSCSAGEAGRSSGPFSAQIENTPILCPFHLQPVPEPETVLKNQEMEFGRNRERLQFFKWSSKVFENISIIPPEIGMAHQVNLEYLSRVVFDVKDFLHPDSVVGTDSHTTMVNGLGILGWGVGGIETEAVMLGMPLTLTLPEVVGCELTGTVSPFATSIDIVLSITKHLRQADVAGKFVEFFGSGVSQLSVADRTTIANMCPEYGAILSFFPVDNVTLKHLKHAGFDKAKLEVTEAYLKAVKLFRNDEGSSREPQYSQVVQVSLSSIIPYVSGPKRSQDRVAVNNMKSDFQACLNEKSGVKGFQIAAEKQNDIVPVQYEGNEYKLSHGCVVIAAVISCTNNCNPSVMLAAGLLAKKAVEAGLMVKPYIRTSLSPGSGMVTHYLSSSGVLPYLSKLGFEVVGYGCSTCVGNMAPLPEAIRNAIKQGDIIACGVLSGTKNFEGRLCDCVRANYLASPPLVVAYAIAGTVQIDFDTEPLGIGFNGKSIYLRDIWPTRQELHTVEEERVISSMFKELKEKMEKGNKRWNLLEAPESTLFPWDLKSTYIRCPSFFDKLAKEAVPPQAVENAHVLLFLGDSVTTDHISPAGSIARSSAAAKYLTSKGLTPREFNSYGARRGNDAVMTRGTFANIKLLNKFIGKPAPKTIHFPSGQTLDVFEAAELYQKEGIPVIILAGKKYGLGSSRDWAAKGPLLLGVKAVLAESYEKVHRSQLIGIGIAPLQFCPGENPSTLGLTGREQFSILFPPDLSPRMTLDIKTSTGKVFSVVALFENNVEITLYKNGGSLNFVARRFL, from the exons TGGAATTCCAGCAATGGTGGATTTTGCTGCCATgagggaagctgtgagaaatgCTGGAGGAGATCCAGTGAAAGTCAATCCTGCCTGCCCAACTGATCTCACTGTTGACCATTCTCTGCAGATTGATTTCAGCAAATG TGCAATCCAGAACGCTCCCAACCCTGGTGGGGGCGAGCAGAAGCCACTGGCGCGGCTGTCCCCGCTGAAGCCGCCGCTGCGGAAGCCGCCCCCATGCCGgggccacagcagctgccagggctcgTGCAGTGCAGGCGAGGCCGGCCGCAGCTCGGGACCCTTCTCTGCGCAGATTGAGAACACCCCCATCCTCTGCCCCttccacctgcagcctgtgcctga GCCTGAGACAGTATTGAAAAATCAAGAGATGGAATTTGGCAGAAATAGAGAGAGGCTTCAATTTTTTAAG TGGAGTTCAAAAGTTTTTGAGAATATTTCCATAATTCCACCTGAGATTGGAATGGCGCATCAAGTGAATTTGGAATATTTGTCCCGCGTGGTTTTTGATGTGAAAGATTTCCTGCATCCCGATAGCGTGGTTGGCACAGACTCGCACACAACCATGGTAAATGGCTTGGGTATCTTGGGCTGGG GCGTCGGGGGCATTGAGACGGAAGCGGTGATGCTGGGAATGCCGCTCACCCTCACCCTGCCTGAGGTGGTGGGCTGTGAGCTGACAGGCACAGTCAGCCCCTTTGCCACATCCATAGACATCGTTCTCAGCATTACAAAG CATCTTAGACAAGCTGATGTCGCTGGAAAATTTGTTGAGTTTTTTGGGAGTGGTGTTTCCCAGCTGTCCGTAGCAGACCGAACCACAATAGCAAATATGTGTCCTGAATATGGTGCTATTCTGAGTTTTTTCCCTGTTGATAATGTGACATTGAAGCACTTAAAGCATGCAG GTTTTGATAAGGCCAAGCTTGAAGTCACAGAAGCATATCTTAAAGCTGTGAAGTTATTTCGAAATGATGAGGGTTCTTCCAGAGAGCCTCAGTATTCCCAG GTAGTGCAAGTTAGTCTCAGTTCTATAATTCCATATGTCAGTGGCCCCAAGAGATCCCAAGATAGAGTGGCTGTTAATAACATGAAAAGTGACTTCCAAGCCTGCTTAAATGAAAAG TCTGGTGTTAAAGGGTTTCAGATTGCAGCTGAGAAGCAGAATGACATTGTGCCTGTTCAGTATGAAGGAAATGAATACAAGCTGTCCCACGGCTGCGTTGTCATTGCTGCAGTCATCAGCTGTACAAACAATTGCAATCCATCTGTCATGCTTGCTGCAG GACTGCTGGCCAAAAAAGCTGTTGAGGCTGGCCTCATGGTGAAGCCCTACATCAGAACAAGTTTATCACCTGGCAGTGGCATGGTTACACATTACCTCAGTTCCAGTGGAGTATTGCCATACCTCAGCAAGCTTGG GTTTGAGGTTGTTGGTTATGGGTGTTCCACCTGTGTTGGAAACATGGCCCCTTTGCCAGAAGCCATCAGGAATGCAATAAAACAG GGTGATATCATTGCCTGTGGGGTATTGTCTGGCACGAAGAACTTTGAGGGCCGCCTGTGTGACTGTGTCCGTGCCAACTACCTGGCGTCCCCTCCGCTGGTCGTGGCCTACGCCATCGCGGGCACTGTGCAGATAGACTTTGACACGGAGCCCTTGG GCATTGGCTTTAATGGCAAAAGTATTTACTTACGAGATATTTGGCCCACCCGACAAGAACTTCACACAGTGGAGGAGGAGCGTGTGATATCATCCATGTTTAAGGAATTGAAAGAAAAGATGGAG AAAGGAAACAAGCGATGGAATTTACTGGAAGCACCAGAATCAACTTTATTTCCCTGGGATTTAAAATCTACTTATATTAGATGTCCTTCTTTTTTTGATAAACTT GCCAAAGAAGCAGTTCCACCACAGGCAGTTGAGAATGCCCACGTGTTGCTGTTCCTGGGGGACTCTGTCACCACGGATCACATTTCTCCTGCCGGGAGCATTGCaaggagcagtgctgctgccaagTACCTGACCAGCAAAGG actcACACCTCGTGAATTCAATTCTTATGGGGCTCGAAGAGGTAATGATGCTGTGATGACAAGAGGTACCTTTGCAAATATCAAGCTTCTGAATAAGTTCATAGGAAAACCAGCTCCTAAAACAATTCACTTCCCATCTGGACAAACG CTAGATGTGTttgaagcagcagagctgtacCAGAAGGAAGGCATTCCTGTAATTATTCTAGCAGGAAAGAAGTATGGACTTGGTAGCTCAAGAGACTGGGCTGCAAAAGGGCCTTTGTTACTG GGTGTTAAAGCTGTCCTAGCTGAGAGCTATGAGAAGGTTCATAGGAGTCAGCTGATTGGAATTGGCATCGCTCCACTTCAGTTTTGTCCTGGGGAAAATCCAAGTACTTTGGGACTCACTGGCAGAGAGCAATTTTCTATATTGTTCCCTCCAGACCTGTCGCCCAGAATGACATTGGATATTAAG acaAGCACTGGAAAAGTATTCAGCGTGGTTGCCTTGTTTGAAAACAATGTGGAGATAACTTTATACAAGAATGGTGGAAGTCTAAACTTTGTGGCTCGAAGATTCTTATAG